The Parabacteroides sp. AD58 genome includes a window with the following:
- a CDS encoding sugar phosphate isomerase/epimerase family protein yields MSNRRTFLKNISLLTLGGLASQQMLASNSVSEVLSNPGSVTNTAAKKQMGLQTYSLGQELLKDMPNGLQRLAKMGFTELEIFGYKEDSGKFGDYSADNTTFIAPKDYKKMVDDAGMKITSSHLSPSLGDYSKENMAKFEEFWKKATDIHAELGVKCMVQPSLPRIENEDDAKRVCDVFNRAGEITKSAGILWGYHNHSNEFKRVLKAGEKPDPNRKPWDKPQGTYIEELFLKNTDPSKVMFELDVYWAVMGQQDPLEWLEDYPDRFKLLHIKDRWIIGDSGMMNFPNIFKKGYEIGILGYYVELEGDRKGRTQFEGVEKSAQYLQSADFVK; encoded by the coding sequence ATGTCAAACAGAAGAACATTTTTGAAAAACATCTCTCTCCTGACGTTAGGAGGTCTGGCCAGCCAACAGATGCTGGCTTCTAATTCAGTTTCAGAAGTTTTATCCAACCCCGGATCAGTAACCAATACTGCAGCCAAGAAACAAATGGGATTGCAGACCTATTCTTTAGGCCAGGAATTATTAAAAGATATGCCGAACGGATTGCAGCGTCTGGCTAAAATGGGATTTACCGAACTGGAAATATTCGGTTATAAAGAAGACAGCGGTAAGTTTGGCGATTATTCGGCTGATAACACCACATTCATTGCACCAAAGGATTATAAGAAAATGGTAGATGATGCCGGAATGAAAATCACGAGCTCACACCTTTCACCGTCGTTGGGCGATTACAGCAAGGAAAACATGGCAAAATTCGAGGAATTCTGGAAGAAAGCTACCGATATTCATGCTGAACTGGGCGTTAAATGCATGGTACAGCCGAGTCTACCCCGAATTGAAAACGAAGACGATGCCAAACGCGTATGCGATGTATTCAACCGGGCCGGCGAGATAACAAAAAGCGCAGGTATTCTTTGGGGCTACCACAATCACAGCAATGAATTTAAGCGTGTATTGAAAGCCGGAGAAAAACCGGATCCAAACCGGAAGCCGTGGGATAAACCTCAGGGTACTTATATTGAAGAATTGTTCTTGAAAAATACAGATCCGAGCAAGGTTATGTTCGAACTGGACGTTTACTGGGCAGTCATGGGTCAGCAGGATCCGCTGGAATGGCTGGAAGATTATCCTGACAGATTCAAATTACTGCACATCAAAGACCGTTGGATCATCGGCGATTCCGGTATGATGAACTTCCCGAATATCTTCAAGAAAGGATATGAAATCGGTATCTTAGGTTATTATGTAGAACTGGAAGGTGACCGGAAAGGACGCACTCAATTCGAAGGCGTTGAGAAGAGTGCCCAGTATCTGCAAAGCGCAGATTTTGTTAAATAA
- a CDS encoding alpha-L-rhamnosidase — translation MKKQIILCGMCIALAGMMGCNPTSDSVQVNHLQVEMKNNPQGIDVAHPRFSWQIHAGQPDLVQTGYRIQVAASADDLKAGKNLLWDSGDVKSDQSLWIAYEGEQLQAKKPYFWRVKVDTNQGSGKWSDVQTWGMAMLDANDWKGQWIGENALSNPGEKDQGDTRLAARYLRKPFQVSKEVKRAVLYISGLGSSESYLNGKRISKDVFAPMPSLYTSRVYYNVYDVTDLLQQGENLLGVVLGNGRYFSMRVPGMLTTGLPSLLAQLEVEYTDGSMDQVVSDTSWKVTSQGPIVANNEFDGEEYDARKELKGWNTVSFDDSAWKTADLMKEPGGKLTAQPNPNLAVQDTVVPVNVIARSDGKFILDMGQNMVGWLGVKLKGKDNQPITFRFAEILNPDTTLYVANLRSAKVTDIYTPAADGEFSWHPSFVYHGFRYVEVSGLDYQPSTTDFAGYVVYDAMSTTGQFESSNALVNQIHKNAFWGIRSNYRGMPTDCPQRDERLGWLGDRATGASGEAYLFNNALLYNKWLQDIEDSQNEAGSISVVSPKYWEIYADDVTWPSAYFYVADMLYRQFGDDSAIRKHYPSMKRWMQHMEEVALKDGVIVNDTYGDWCMPPEEQHLIHSQDPARKTDGAILSTTVYYDLLNKMVKFAELCGQTADIPAYQKLAAEMKEAYNAKYFNRETAQYGNNTVTANILSLRLGLVPEGFEQKVFDNIVRKTEDDFGGHVSTGVLGIQHLMRGLTEYGRKDLALKIVTNETYPSWGYMINRGATTIWELWNGDTADPAMNSANHVMLLGDLLIWYYEDLAGIKCADDAQAFKKIEMAPVFPEGLNHVKASYESVYGKIESDWTRDGNRLDWRVVVPGNTTAVIRIPKAYGVSVTSHPGVHQVSNTETELVVEVGSGEYRFTSK, via the coding sequence ATGAAAAAGCAGATCATTTTGTGTGGTATGTGTATAGCCTTGGCGGGAATGATGGGCTGTAACCCGACATCCGATTCTGTACAGGTAAATCATTTGCAGGTCGAGATGAAAAATAATCCGCAAGGTATTGATGTGGCTCATCCTCGTTTTTCCTGGCAGATACATGCCGGACAGCCGGATTTGGTCCAGACAGGTTATCGAATTCAGGTGGCGGCTTCGGCAGACGATCTGAAAGCCGGCAAGAATCTGTTGTGGGATTCGGGCGATGTCAAATCAGATCAGTCTCTTTGGATTGCGTATGAAGGAGAGCAGCTGCAAGCGAAGAAACCTTATTTCTGGCGGGTAAAGGTAGATACAAATCAGGGCTCCGGAAAATGGAGTGATGTCCAGACCTGGGGCATGGCGATGCTGGATGCAAACGACTGGAAAGGGCAGTGGATTGGCGAGAATGCCTTGAGTAATCCGGGCGAGAAAGACCAGGGAGACACAAGGTTGGCGGCCCGTTATCTGCGAAAGCCATTTCAGGTCAGTAAAGAAGTAAAACGTGCTGTGCTGTATATTTCGGGATTGGGTTCTTCGGAGTCTTATTTGAATGGGAAGCGGATCAGCAAGGATGTCTTTGCTCCGATGCCATCGCTTTATACATCGCGTGTATATTATAATGTATATGACGTCACTGATTTGTTGCAGCAGGGAGAGAATCTGTTGGGCGTCGTTTTAGGAAACGGACGTTACTTCTCGATGCGTGTTCCAGGTATGCTGACGACGGGTTTGCCTTCTTTGTTGGCTCAGCTGGAAGTCGAATATACCGACGGCAGTATGGATCAGGTTGTCAGTGATACGAGTTGGAAAGTTACTTCGCAGGGACCGATTGTAGCCAACAATGAATTTGACGGGGAAGAATATGATGCCCGGAAGGAACTGAAAGGCTGGAATACTGTTTCGTTTGATGACTCGGCCTGGAAAACGGCTGATCTGATGAAAGAGCCGGGAGGAAAGCTGACGGCGCAGCCGAACCCGAACTTGGCGGTGCAGGATACGGTGGTTCCTGTAAACGTAATAGCCCGTTCGGATGGGAAGTTTATCCTGGATATGGGCCAGAACATGGTGGGCTGGCTGGGCGTTAAGCTTAAAGGCAAGGATAATCAGCCGATAACCTTCCGTTTTGCCGAGATTCTCAATCCGGATACTACTTTGTATGTGGCGAATTTGCGTTCGGCTAAGGTGACGGATATTTATACACCGGCAGCTGATGGTGAATTCTCCTGGCATCCGAGCTTCGTATATCATGGTTTCCGTTATGTAGAGGTAAGCGGACTGGATTATCAGCCTTCGACTACTGATTTTGCCGGTTATGTGGTGTACGACGCGATGTCTACTACCGGTCAGTTTGAGAGCTCGAATGCGTTGGTCAATCAGATCCATAAGAATGCATTCTGGGGCATTCGCAGTAATTACCGCGGTATGCCGACCGACTGTCCGCAGCGTGATGAACGCCTGGGCTGGCTGGGCGACCGGGCTACAGGCGCCAGTGGCGAGGCTTACTTGTTCAATAACGCGCTTTTATATAATAAATGGTTACAGGATATTGAAGATTCGCAGAATGAGGCCGGAAGTATTTCGGTGGTATCTCCGAAATATTGGGAAATATATGCCGACGATGTAACATGGCCTTCGGCTTATTTCTATGTAGCGGATATGCTTTACCGCCAGTTTGGTGATGACAGTGCTATTCGGAAACACTATCCTTCGATGAAACGCTGGATGCAGCACATGGAAGAAGTGGCATTGAAAGACGGCGTGATTGTTAATGATACGTACGGCGACTGGTGTATGCCGCCCGAAGAACAGCATCTGATTCATTCGCAGGATCCGGCCCGTAAGACGGATGGCGCGATTTTGAGCACGACGGTTTACTATGATTTGCTGAACAAGATGGTTAAGTTTGCCGAGCTCTGCGGGCAGACGGCTGATATTCCGGCCTATCAGAAGCTGGCAGCTGAAATGAAAGAGGCTTACAATGCCAAGTATTTCAATCGGGAGACGGCTCAGTATGGCAACAATACGGTGACGGCCAATATTCTTTCCCTGCGTTTAGGCCTGGTTCCCGAAGGATTTGAACAGAAAGTGTTCGATAATATTGTGCGCAAGACGGAAGACGATTTCGGCGGTCACGTCAGCACAGGTGTATTGGGTATCCAGCATTTGATGCGTGGTCTGACGGAATACGGACGGAAAGACTTGGCATTGAAGATCGTGACAAACGAGACCTATCCAAGCTGGGGCTATATGATTAACAGAGGAGCAACGACGATTTGGGAACTTTGGAACGGTGATACGGCCGATCCTGCCATGAATTCTGCCAATCATGTGATGTTGCTGGGCGATCTGCTGATCTGGTATTATGAAGACCTGGCCGGTATCAAATGTGCCGACGATGCGCAGGCCTTTAAGAAAATCGAAATGGCTCCGGTTTTCCCGGAAGGTTTGAATCATGTCAAGGCTTCGTATGAATCGGTCTATGGAAAGATTGAAAGCGACTGGACACGTGATGGCAATCGTTTGGATTGGCGCGTGGTGGTTCCCGGCAATACGACGGCTGTGATACGGATTCCTAAAGCGTATGGCGTGAGTGTCACTTCACATCCAGGCGTTCATCAGGTAAGTAATACCGAAACTGAACTGGTTGTCGAAGTCGGCTCCGGTGAATATCGCTTTACCAGCAAATAA
- a CDS encoding DUF4890 domain-containing protein, with the protein MMNKTIKTMIVSGLFLCTISATAQEEYNEMRPPFPQQEEGKAPFKEVPNPEKSAKRITEEMSKGLDLTEKQYKKVYKVILKEQKTLVENSFGQNRPPMMPGGPEEGGRPMMGNPGERPPMGMGPGGGMPSQRPPRMDEDQAEVLEKARKTKEKKLKKILSDEQYTQWQEMQQRNMKPDKAPVPPEKQ; encoded by the coding sequence ATGATGAACAAGACTATCAAAACAATGATCGTTTCCGGACTCTTCCTCTGTACGATATCCGCTACAGCACAAGAAGAATACAATGAAATGCGACCTCCGTTTCCGCAGCAGGAAGAAGGGAAAGCGCCCTTTAAGGAAGTTCCTAATCCCGAGAAATCAGCCAAAAGGATTACGGAAGAAATGTCAAAAGGACTTGACCTGACGGAAAAACAATATAAAAAGGTATACAAAGTCATACTCAAAGAACAGAAAACACTGGTAGAAAACAGCTTCGGACAAAACCGTCCGCCGATGATGCCCGGTGGTCCGGAAGAAGGCGGAAGACCGATGATGGGAAATCCTGGAGAACGTCCGCCCATGGGCATGGGACCTGGAGGAGGAATGCCTTCACAAAGACCACCGAGAATGGATGAAGACCAGGCAGAAGTTCTGGAGAAAGCCCGGAAAACCAAAGAAAAGAAGCTGAAGAAAATATTGTCTGATGAACAATACACCCAATGGCAGGAAATGCAACAGCGTAACATGAAACCCGATAAAGCTCCGGTTCCGCCCGAAAAGCAATAA